The Branchiostoma floridae strain S238N-H82 chromosome 1, Bfl_VNyyK, whole genome shotgun sequence sequence ATCAATACAACCACGTCTTTCGAAACATTGTCGACGTCAACGGCCGTCTGTCTACACTTCAGGGAAGTGCAACGTAAATCGAAGGTTAGTCAAAACTTTCTGCAACATTTACTATGAATATATGAGAGGGAAGTAAACGTTATGGAAACAGCTGTGGACGTTACAGATAGAAATCACATAGAAcgtacttcagcaccaagggcggAGTTTCGATGGCTAGAGATttcacattcagcaccaagggcaaaGCTGCGGAACGAACAAACCATCAGAACCGGTATCAACTTCACAATACACCCGTTAACAGTTTAATCCGGTCGATGAATTGATATATTCTGGATTTTTAGCTACACAACCGCAACCGAAGGGTTCTTTATGCTGACTTTCGATAATCATAAAGGGTtactttttgcctaccactgaaatgctgtattatttttttgtacttACTCCCAGATGGTGAAGATATCAGACAGTGATGATCAGCCTGAGTCTTCCTCCAGCTTCTCAACCATTTCATCTCCTGTTGACCTCCCAACTCATGGTACCCTGCTCCTCCACACTCCCAAAACATTACAAGCCACCCAGGCAGCACAGAACCAACCGCTCAAACAATATTTCCAGTCAGAACTGTACTGCCAGTTCTCCTGTAATGCTAGAGAGGTTCTGGAAAGAGTTGAGGCTgagagaaggaggaggagggaCAAAGAGCGCATGGAGCCATTGTTCAGACCTACAAAGTATGTCAAACCACCAGTGTGGCCACCGGAGTCTCCTGTCAGCTCCAGAACTCGTCAACCTCTCATCAGCCCTCACGGCTCACCTCCGCTGGTCAGACGGCCACTGGAACAGGCAACAATGCCGGCTAATCTGAACACAGAGGCAGTCCAGATGCTTGTTGCCAAGCCTTTCAACACTATTTGTAAAGGCATTCATGGTTATGATGACAAATTTCCAATTCTCATGGTCAAGCCACCAAAAGACAATGATAGTCAGTCATCAGATGTACAGAAACTGGCAGTGATGTCCAAACCAAAGAGATATGAGAGGAAAAGTAAGTTCTAAATGTTAAGCTGTTTAAGTATACTTTCACAATGTTAATATTCTTTTATATCCATTTGTTGACCTTacagtgatacatgtatattgaagtGACCCAATCGATCCCAGTGGGAAGAAAATTTGTCATTTCATTCAGCAGTCCCTTTCTTACCTTTTCATCACTTCCTCTTGGAATGTTGATAGCATAATGCCTTTCAAATGGTCAGTAAACATTGAACCTTAATATAAATTTTATTTTCCACTGTCAGATTTAGGCACTTCTACTTTACTCAAAATAACAAACGAACCACCAAAATTAATGGAAGTTTTTGCCTCAATGCTCTGATTTTAAACACAGGTAAGGGCCATTTGAACAGTGGACCAAAGGCATCTGAAGGAAAGCAATGTGAAGAAATTCAAGAGGTTTTGAACAAAACAGACTGCAACGACACTTTAGACTTTGGATTTGCTGGCAAGATGTCTCTTACAGATCAGGTAAGAAGATTTGTCTCATTTTCAAGTATTTTGTTTGGTCAAATAGTGAACTCTGAATAAAACTATCCCTTGTTACTTGTTGGCAACATCTGATAGCTCTGATGTAAAGATAAGTTTATGCCAAGAGAAACATCAACACCCATCATGCCAGGACTTGTTTATATATTCATCAATAGCTTGATTAATATGTCAGAATGCAGAAATGATAAATTTCACCTAAATTTGATTGTTTTCCTTATTTTGGAGGCTCTGGAGTGTTTCCAGCTCCTTCCTGATCGTGCCTTAACCCAGATCTTCCTCCACCTGGACTCTCGCTCCTTGGGAGCATTTAAGTGCTCATGTCGAGACTTCAAGTAAGACTGTAATCTTGAGGTAACAACGTGGCTTTTCACTcattagaaacattttgtaaactGATGTCAACTGTAGTGCTTTTTGTCTTTTCCACATGTGTGTTTAGATTTTCAAACTAGATTTTCCTATATAAGAAATGCGAAATCTGACTGAGTATGGATTTTTTTAGAATACATGAAACCTTATGAAGACAAAACTTTTAGTATGACCTTATCATACTGTGTTGATGATCAATAATTTAATGCCTTCTTTTTATCTAGATGGTTGGTTGAAATGTATGAAGTCAGCAGGGCAGACGCCAAGTTGGACAGTGACCCTGCTGGAAAGGTGTGACATTGTGGAGGTGAggtggaaattacagttaagaCTTTTGAAAAGATTAAAGAGAATGCGACTTTCAGCTACAATTTGGTACTTTGAATGGGTCTGAAAAGCCGAGGTGGCATATTTTCACTTCATTGATACCTATCCAAACTTTGGTGTGTTGGGTGAAATTTTTATACGTATTTTGTAGCATTGGTATGTCTTTTACCCAACCTTTATTTTTGGTCTACTAGCTGGAGTCTGATGATATGTTTGACTATGCAAacaaaagaatttaaaaaagttAACTAAAGAACTGTCCATCCATGCTGCAACTTGTACTATACTTAAATACAAGTCTTCTAGAATGTGAACTAcatacagtaatacatgtacaacaatcaTTTGTTGCACAGATGTCAAGCTATGAATGTCAGTTATCAATTATTGGTCAATAGGCACATGGCTGAAATGCTACAATGCTGGataatattgttttgtttttccttctACAGGTTTGCAGTACCCTTACAAGAAATATCACAGCATATATAAACATGTTGGACATATTTTGAGGCCTCAGACATAGATGTGCCTGGCAGCTAGGGGGGCTGCACGACAACAACTGCTTTCCAAGCCACAAGACACAGTTGCAATTATGACACATGTGACATTGCAATATCAAAGAACTACTTTTGCAAATGTTGCCACGGAGAGAATAAATGTTGACTTTGTTTAACAACAGGATATTTTTTAAATGCTTCTTATTCCTTTGTTAGATTTTAGCATTTACATAGAATCTTTAATCACCCCTAAGAACCTTTATAGCCTAGTGATTTTCTGGTGAGTTGTTGTATCCATAATATTCAATTTATCTCcagcttttttgtttgtttcttggaccatttatcatttttgtgATTCCCATTCTTTTCAAATGGGAGAAAACCACTAGTAGTAATTGACAGTGCATGGAATCAGATCTCCATCTCAACCTAACTGAATTGTCCCCAAAGATCCACTTCTCCCTCTTCCAACTGGTTGCCAGAGAGGTCATCATTGTGTGGAGACAAAAGTGGGTCGGTGCTGTTCCCAGACTTCTTCCTGCCTGACCTTCGTAGTTTGCGATGGGGACGCTCTGGAGCTTTGTCCTTGCCAGTTGATGGTGATGGTTGGACGTTTTTCGTGTAGCTGAATTTCCGGGAATGTCCATCATCTCTTTGTCCTCCATGGGGATGGTGACGTGTTTGGCTGTTGTTTCTGGTTTGAAGTGCATGAGGGCTAACATACTGCCAAGGTGTACTGTGATCACCTTGTGGCCCTGAAGAGTCCTGGTGGGAATAACGACGTTTGTCGCTCCTGTCAGGAGAAGCATGTTGGTTGTTCCTGTCTTGCTGCTGACTATTGCTCATCTCTGGTTCCATGGACTGATGACTTTGGTTCCTAGACCTTACATAGTCTGGCCTATCGTGCTCAGTACTGTCCTCCATAGTCCTGGACTGGCGGCTTTGATGTCCGTACCGTGTGTCACCTGGCCTGTCATGCTCACTACTGTCCTTCACAGGTGTCCTGGACTGGCGGCTTTGATGTCCGTACCGTGTGTCACCTGGCCTGTCTTGCTCACTACTGTCCTCCACAGGTGTCCTGGAATGGCGGTTTTGATATCCGTACCGCGTGTCAGCTGGTCTGTCATGGCCATTGTAGTACTCACTGGATGGATGCTGCTCTCCTCTTCCACTGGTATTCAGGGGCAGATATCCATACCTGGAGGGTAATAAGGTACACAACAGTTTTGACAGATGCATTGTTTTTCGTCTACTAGTAATGGGCTGTTGCAATTGTCTGGTAGTTATTATAGAAGcaacatgaagatagagagtttGTGAATCACCCATCTGAGAGCCATTTATAAGGCGATTCCTCCTTAAGAGGAATGTTTGGGTTCAAAGTTTATGAATGCCATATATTTTCAGTTAAATGATGTAGCAAACAGACTACTATACAAATCATACTCAGTGCCCCAAACTTACATCTAAGGTCATTGTCTTTTATGTTCACAAATCAGTCTCAAAAGTGTTGCTTACTGTGATTGTGTGGAGCATGCATGGACAACTTGTCATTGCTAATATAGATGCAAGTGGAGCAGGTCCTAAAATTATACCCACCTTATTTCACGAGAGGTGTCGTCCTGGGCCCTCAAGTAAGGGTCATGGTGCTGGTTGGCATAGTCTGGCATGGATGCCTCCATAGTCAGATATCCCCCATCCCTGATGCTGAGGTCATCTCCGTCATCATTCCTCAGCTGTTCCATGATCCCTGAAGAATTATGCATATAGTTTAATAGTACTGTGTAATCAGTTTCTGTTTCTATGTCAAAATTTAACTGGTGAATTTTACAATGGCTTTAGGCGAGATTTTGTCCCAAGCCAATAGTCTTTCATCATAGGCATAAGACcaggtagacagaaaaaaattttaaagcATTTAAGAGCATTGAAAACACTTCTCTTGTCTCTCTACAACACAAGATAGGTTGATATTCCATCCATATACCAAGTTAGAACTCTAACATGACAAATCAGGATTACTTTGCATACCTCTGGAAGAGCCAGCAAATGAAGTCATCTCCATTGGGGGAGTGTAGTATCCGATCCCTGCCCGAGACAACCGAGGGACATTTGAGGGCCTCCTAGAATCCAGAGAGGGCCTAGTGTGGGTGGATGGAAGTGCTGGTGGCTGGctgtcgtcatcatcatctccCTTCCCTTCTGCGTAGGCATAGTCAGTCTTAGCCGACAGATAGTCATACGCTCCTGGGTCCCTAAAAGCCGGGGTTGTAAGGTGGGCAGTGGACATGTTTTTCATGCGTCGAAGACTGAAGATGAGCTTGGTGGTGACGCCACCAGTGATCAGGGCCAGTAAACCCGCCACGGCTCCTACTCCATAATGTAAGTGAGTTGTTCGTTCTCAGCTTGAAGCTGTGTATCTATGATACCATCAGTACACATTCCTGGACTGGGCTGTGATGGCCCGTCGGTGGGATTTTCTAGGCTTTCTGTAACAAAAACTCTGACTGTAGCTGTCCCTGAACGTGGGATATCAGCCTGATCAGTGGCAGCAATGATCAGGGTGTAGTTTTCAGTTGCTTTGTCAAAGGGCCACGTGGTGGTGATGACACCTGTCATTTCGTTGATGGAAAAGATGTCCCTCACATTTTCCTTAATGCTGTAGACGATCGTTCCTTCTTTACTGCAGTTTGTAACTGGACCCACAGTCTCACAGCTATCAGGGCAATCCATGTCACAAGCAGAGATATTGAGATTTGTCAAGTTCGAACCAACAGGCAGGAAGTCATCTAATACTGTTTTATAGTCGTTTGGTTCAAACATAGGAGGGTGTTCGTTTGGATTGTCATATCTAAAGATGATTGTTAGGCCACCAacgtttttttctgtcccccGCTGATCTTCGATCTCTGGGTCCCAGTCTTGCACTTCTACAATGACAAAGTTTGTGATGTCCTGAAGTGATtcgttgatttttttctgaagataTATATCTCCTGTGGTTGATTCCATGACCAGGGTATCGTCGGAGTTATCCTGGATTTGGTAGTGTAGTTGCCCCTCTTGATCCGGATCTGTTACATTTACTTGAAGAACCAATGTCCCAACATCTGAGGACTGAATCAAAAGGCATGAAAAGAAAGTGAAAAACAAGCAATCCTTTGTCATGTCACCAATCAACCATGTTTAATTTCTTGTACaagacaatacaaaatagaaagataaagagcacatatatgtatatatatatatatatatatatatatatatatatatatatatatatatatatatatatatacacatacatacattacatatatacatcattcaccatgcacAATATGTATTACAACATTCCAGCTAATGGTGTTAGAGAGTAATATCTGGCAAAACAAATCTCCGTCACGGGCCTGCCTAAACACTAACCTGTGAGATGATTACATCATCCTCAGGAAGGTGCAGTTCTGGAGGGTTGTCGTTAAGATCCTTCAATGTGATGTGGACTGTTGCAGTGCTGGTCTTGGGAGTCACACCCTGGTCAATGGCTAGTACCTGTAAGATAATACCTTCTGGGTGTTTCTCACGATCCAGTTGTGACTTGGTCCATATTTCTGCCCTGAAGAAGTCCTGGTCACCAACAGTGGGACTGACACTGAGACTGAACAGGTCTTCAGAGATGCCtgaaaaatggacaaaatattttcatacaGTATAAGGCATATTTTCCCATACTATACAGTGTAATTGGACAACTTATCAAGTAACTATTGTAGGGAtgatatataatcaaattaagTTTGACAAGAAAAAGATACAAGATGTATGTCTACAAGACAGTTTTTTGTATATCTTGGAATATTTCTGATGATT is a genomic window containing:
- the LOC118414704 gene encoding uncharacterized protein LOC118414704, producing the protein MVRSQEGQINTTTSFETLSTSTAVCLHFREVQRKSKMVKISDSDDQPESSSSFSTISSPVDLPTHGTLLLHTPKTLQATQAAQNQPLKQYFQSELYCQFSCNAREVLERVEAERRRRRDKERMEPLFRPTKYVKPPVWPPESPVSSRTRQPLISPHGSPPLVRRPLEQATMPANLNTEAVQMLVAKPFNTICKGIHGYDDKFPILMVKPPKDNDSQSSDVQKLAVMSKPKRYERKSKGHLNSGPKASEGKQCEEIQEVLNKTDCNDTLDFGFAGKMSLTDQALECFQLLPDRALTQIFLHLDSRSLGAFKCSCRDFKWLVEMYEVSRADAKLDSDPAGKV
- the LOC118414670 gene encoding protocadherin-23-like, which codes for MDHGLNGTVTYSLWGEGWQTFKIEEYTGTITLQQQLDYENITSYNLAVIAKDGGQPPLNSSIPLFINVTDVNDNEPIFERLDYNASVPRNVRTDVVVVNVSATDRDTGKNGAVWYNITGLFALTPADKEIEANLFRIDNVTGAIYVTADFIKDTTSHQYALLVMALDMGSPSLNSITKISVDVSSTNLYPPEFRGVDASHQMFEDDGRRPWQSRHVIDIRASDNDTDSEGEVEFSLAEGISEDLFSLSVSPTVGDQDFFRAEIWTKSQLDREKHPEGIILQVLAIDQGVTPKTSTATVHITLKDLNDNPPELHLPEDDVIISQSSDVGTLVLQVNVTDPDQEGQLHYQIQDNSDDTLVMESTTGDIYLQKKINESLQDITNFVIVEVQDWDPEIEDQRGTEKNVGGLTIIFRYDNPNEHPPMFEPNDYKTVLDDFLPVGSNLTNLNISACDMDCPDSCETVGPVTNCSKEGTIVYSIKENVRDIFSINEMTGVITTTWPFDKATENYTLIIAATDQADIPRSGTATVRVFVTESLENPTDGPSQPSPGMCTDGIIDTQLQAENEQLTYIME
- the LOC118425175 gene encoding transcription termination factor Rho-like, whose amino-acid sequence is MSTAHLTTPAFRDPGAYDYLSAKTDYAYAEGKGDDDDDSQPPALPSTHTRPSLDSRRPSNVPRLSRAGIGYYTPPMEMTSFAGSSRGIMEQLRNDDGDDLSIRDGGYLTMEASMPDYANQHHDPYLRAQDDTSREIRYGYLPLNTSGRGEQHPSSEYYNGHDRPADTRYGYQNRHSRTPVEDSSEQDRPGDTRYGHQSRQSRTPVKDSSEHDRPGDTRYGHQSRQSRTMEDSTEHDRPDYVRSRNQSHQSMEPEMSNSQQQDRNNQHASPDRSDKRRYSHQDSSGPQGDHSTPWQYVSPHALQTRNNSQTRHHPHGGQRDDGHSRKFSYTKNVQPSPSTGKDKAPERPHRKLRRSGRKKSGNSTDPLLSPHNDDLSGNQLEEGEVDLWGQFS